The genomic stretch ATGAAGATGAATCCCACCGACATCGCCGATGTCAGCGGCGCCACGTACACCTTCCTGATGAACGGCCACGCACCGGATTCCAACTGGACGGGGCTGTTCCGGCCCGGTGAAAAGCTGCGTCTGCGGCTGATCAACGGTTCGGCCATGACTTACTTCGACGTGCGTATTCCCGGCTTGAAAATGACCGTGGTCGCCGCTGACGGCCTGCACGTCAAACCGGTCAGCGTCGACGAGTTGCGCATCGCCGTGGCGGAAACCTATGACGTGATCGTCGAGCCCGCTGCCGACGCCTACACCCTGTTCGCCCAGGCCATGGACCGCACCGGCTACGCCCGTGGCACCCTTGCCGCCCGCGCCGGGTTGTCGGCCCCGGTGCCGGCGCTGGACCCGCGCCCGCTGGTGACCATGGACGACATGGGCATGGGCGGCATGGATCATGGCTCGATGGACATGAGCGGCATGGACCACGCCAGCATGAACATGGGCCCGATGCAGTCGCACCCCGACAGCGAAAAAGACAACCCATTGGTGGACATGCAAGCCATGACCACCGCCCCGAAACTCGACGACCCCGGCCTCGGCCTGCGCAACAACGGGCGCCGCGTACTGACCTACGCCGACCTGCGCAGCACCTTCGAAGACCCCGACGGCCGCGAACCTGCCCGCACGATCGAACTGCACCTCACCGGCCACATGGAGAAATTCGCCTGGTCGTTCAACGGCATCAAGTTCTCCGACGCCGAGCCCCTGCGTTTGAAGTACGGCGAGCGCATCCGCCTGGTGCTGGTCAACGACACGATGATGACCCACCCCATCCACCTGCACGGCATGTGGAGCGATCTGGAAGACGAAAACGGCGACTTCCAGGTGCGCAAACACACCATCGACATGCCCCCCGGCACGCGCCGCAGCTATCGCGTGACCGCCGATGCGCTGGGCCGCTGGGCCTTTCACTGTCATCTGCTTTATCACATGGAAATGGGCATGTTCCGTGAAGTGCGGGTGGAAGAATGAGGACGCTGACCATGACTCGATTTGCCGTGTTTTCGTTGTCACTCCTGACGCTGTCTTCGGCGTTCGCCGCCAGCGACATGCAGGGCATGGACCACAGCCAGATGGGCGATATGCAAAGCATGGACGACGGCATGATGCAGCCCGCCGCGCCAACTGAAAGCCGCACGCCGATCCCGAAGCTGACCGACGCCGACCGCGCCGCCGTGTTCACCAGCCCCGGTGGCCACCAGGTGCACGACAGCGCGATCAACACGTACTTCCTCGCCGACAAACTCGAATGGCAGAACGGCGACGACGCCAGCACTCTGGCCTGGGATTTGTCCGGCTGGATCGGCGGCGACATCGATCGTCTGTGGCTGCGCTCCGAGGGCGAACGCAGCAACGGCAAGACCGAAGACGCGGAGATCCAGGCGCTGTGGGGCCACGCGATTTCGCCATGGTGGGACGTGGTCAGCGGCGTGCGCCAGGACTTCAAACCCGGCGCCCCGCAAACCTGGGCCGCGTTCGGTCTGCAAGGCATGGCGCTGTACAACTTCGAAGCCGAAGCCACGGCGTTCATCGGCGAAAACGGCCAGAGCGCGGTACGGCTGGAGGGCGACTACGACATCCTGCTGACCAATCGCCTGATCCTGCAGCCGACCGCCGAACTCAACGTCTACGGCAAAAACGACCCGCAACGTGGCCTCGGCTCCGGCCTCTCGAACACCGAAGCCGGATTGCGCTTGCGCTATGAAATCCGCCGCGAGTTTGCGCCGTACATCGGCGTGACCTGGAACCGCACCTACGGCAACACCGCCGATTACGCA from Pseudomonas allokribbensis encodes the following:
- a CDS encoding copper resistance protein B — encoded protein: MTRFAVFSLSLLTLSSAFAASDMQGMDHSQMGDMQSMDDGMMQPAAPTESRTPIPKLTDADRAAVFTSPGGHQVHDSAINTYFLADKLEWQNGDDASTLAWDLSGWIGGDIDRLWLRSEGERSNGKTEDAEIQALWGHAISPWWDVVSGVRQDFKPGAPQTWAAFGLQGMALYNFEAEATAFIGENGQSAVRLEGDYDILLTNRLILQPTAELNVYGKNDPQRGLGSGLSNTEAGLRLRYEIRREFAPYIGVTWNRTYGNTADYAREEGEDRSEARLVLGVRLWF
- a CDS encoding copper resistance system multicopper oxidase encodes the protein MPSTTTRRTFVKGLAAGGLLGGLGLWRTPVWALNSPGQVNELSGTDFELFIGETPVNFTGQPRTAMTINGGVPGPLLRWREGDTVTLRVRNRLKADTSIHWHGILLPANMDGVPGLSFHGIEPGGVYVYQFTVRQHGTYWYHSHSGLQEQAGVYGPLVIDAREPEPFHYDREHVVMLSDWTDEEPASLMKTLKKQSDYYNFRKRTVGDFIHDVGEKGWGATVADRTMWAQMKMNPTDIADVSGATYTFLMNGHAPDSNWTGLFRPGEKLRLRLINGSAMTYFDVRIPGLKMTVVAADGLHVKPVSVDELRIAVAETYDVIVEPAADAYTLFAQAMDRTGYARGTLAARAGLSAPVPALDPRPLVTMDDMGMGGMDHGSMDMSGMDHASMNMGPMQSHPDSEKDNPLVDMQAMTTAPKLDDPGLGLRNNGRRVLTYADLRSTFEDPDGREPARTIELHLTGHMEKFAWSFNGIKFSDAEPLRLKYGERIRLVLVNDTMMTHPIHLHGMWSDLEDENGDFQVRKHTIDMPPGTRRSYRVTADALGRWAFHCHLLYHMEMGMFREVRVEE